A stretch of the bacterium genome encodes the following:
- a CDS encoding ABC transporter permease yields MRRYILQRLVLLLPILLGVTLISFLLITLAPGDFLTTMSLNPSVSSDRIAKMRSEFGLDKPWYVQYGFWLYRLSPYEFPFGVKWPDLGYSFSNRMPVITLLGERFWNTLILSSTAAILIWVLAIPIGVFLVARSNTWIDWFTSGFLFLGISFPQILLSLLALLFAARTGWFPIGGMNRFDAEMMPFWNRFGDFLHHLALPAAVLAFTEIAVLVRYARGSMMDTMSAEFVRTARAKGVSEKDVIGKHVLRNSINPLLTLFGLTFANLLSASFLVEIVMGWPGLGRLAYDAMLSQDLYVLMASLTAGAVLLVAGNLIADILLALFDPRIRYE; encoded by the coding sequence ATGCGAAGGTACATCCTGCAGCGGTTGGTTTTACTCCTTCCCATACTACTTGGGGTCACCTTGATTTCGTTTTTGTTAATCACGCTTGCTCCGGGGGATTTTTTAACAACAATGTCCCTGAATCCGTCGGTTTCCTCCGATCGAATCGCAAAGATGCGATCAGAGTTTGGATTGGACAAACCGTGGTATGTGCAATACGGATTCTGGCTATACCGGTTAAGCCCGTATGAATTCCCTTTCGGAGTGAAATGGCCGGACCTCGGTTATTCCTTTTCAAACAGAATGCCGGTGATCACACTCCTAGGAGAACGATTCTGGAACACTTTGATCCTTTCCTCGACGGCAGCAATCTTGATCTGGGTTCTTGCCATTCCGATTGGGGTTTTTCTAGTAGCGAGAAGCAACACCTGGATCGATTGGTTCACTTCCGGTTTTTTATTTCTCGGCATCTCGTTTCCTCAAATCTTGCTCTCCCTTCTTGCTCTGCTCTTTGCCGCCAGGACCGGATGGTTTCCGATTGGTGGAATGAACCGTTTTGATGCCGAAATGATGCCATTTTGGAATCGTTTTGGCGATTTTTTACACCATTTGGCACTGCCCGCTGCCGTTTTGGCATTTACCGAAATTGCAGTTCTTGTGCGGTATGCAAGAGGAAGCATGATGGATACGATGTCTGCGGAATTTGTTCGCACCGCGCGCGCTAAGGGTGTAAGTGAAAAGGACGTCATTGGAAAACATGTTTTGCGGAACTCAATCAATCCCCTTCTCACTTTGTTTGGTTTGACTTTTGCGAATCTGCTCAGCGCATCTTTCCTTGTGGAGATTGTGATGGGATGGCCTGGATTGGGTCGGCTCGCGTATGATGCGATGCTTTCCCAGGATCTTTATGTCTTGATGGCTTCGCTGACAGCGGGCGCCGTTCTGCTTGTCGCAGGTAATTTGATCGCCGACATATTGCTCGCGCTGTTCGATCCGCGAATTCGTTATGAATAG
- a CDS encoding methyltransferase domain-containing protein, with product MTGFEFDENVASKLNRLFQTETIRKLRHDYFTFFDVQPAEHVLDVGCGTGANAVALAEFLQGACRITGIDSSEPMLAIARHQLRNSPYEDRITYDSGDAHRLPYNDHTFDSVMMIQVLEYSKEPISLLRETMRVLKPGGKLFVADTDWDTIVWNSSFKERTRRIVLLWSDHEADGWQGRRIREYLIRSGFDRIQGELFHMSETSFAEGTYAFQLTNLITDYLIRSEKMSTEEIQEWVEDLRAKSAPGHFYFSLNRYAFVVHAPKEAL from the coding sequence ATGACAGGTTTTGAGTTCGATGAAAATGTAGCTTCGAAGCTGAACCGCCTGTTTCAGACGGAAACAATTCGAAAACTCCGCCACGATTACTTCACATTTTTCGATGTTCAGCCGGCGGAGCACGTGTTGGATGTGGGTTGCGGAACCGGTGCAAATGCTGTCGCTCTTGCTGAATTCTTGCAGGGAGCGTGTCGCATCACAGGAATCGACAGCAGTGAGCCGATGCTGGCGATTGCAAGGCATCAGCTGCGGAATTCGCCGTATGAAGACAGAATCACCTATGATTCAGGCGATGCTCATCGCCTGCCCTACAACGACCATACGTTTGATTCTGTGATGATGATACAGGTTCTTGAATATTCAAAGGAACCAATCAGTCTGCTTCGCGAAACCATGCGCGTGTTAAAGCCGGGAGGCAAGTTATTTGTGGCCGATACGGATTGGGACACGATTGTATGGAACAGTAGTTTTAAGGAAAGAACGCGTCGCATTGTTTTGCTCTGGTCCGATCATGAAGCTGATGGCTGGCAAGGCCGCAGAATCCGTGAATACTTGATCCGCTCGGGATTCGATCGAATTCAGGGTGAGCTCTTTCACATGTCGGAGACTTCTTTTGCTGAAGGCACGTACGCTTTCCAGCTAACGAATTTGATTACAGACTATCTGATCCGGTCTGAAAAAATGTCGACTGAAGAAATACAGGAATGGGTGGAAGATTTGCGAGCCAAAAGCGCTCCGGGTCATTTTTACTTTTCACTCAACCGGTATGCTTTTGTCGTTCACGCACCAAAAGAGGCTCTCTAG
- a CDS encoding matrixin family metalloprotease produces the protein MRMLAAALSLFLCSSAFCFELRMIPQISPNAYLSWDLEEGPIQVSLDSRGSADLSLGQSEQALIDALDAWQGVSNQNMRFHYAGITIVQASSSTDGVNSVQWIESGWQYSSYTLAVTKYSYWLEDPPTLVDADILMNGDHYRWTISNADNQKRIDAAQTLIHELGHLLGISHTSVANAQMFPYLTGSPSHAISKDDKAALRFLYGSPAPYFTQITPIRRAKYVRNISQRGLPLPVFRWQEGSDANYIVEFSNTRSFARKIQVSAGPFPSYALTPQIEKRLLKLSDDKIYWRVVSGHAISKIRFFRFI, from the coding sequence ATGCGAATGCTTGCTGCGGCTCTGAGTTTGTTCCTGTGCAGTTCAGCCTTCTGTTTTGAATTGCGAATGATTCCGCAGATCTCACCAAACGCTTATCTGAGCTGGGATTTGGAGGAAGGCCCTATTCAAGTGTCGCTTGATAGTCGCGGATCAGCTGATTTGTCCCTCGGTCAGTCGGAACAGGCATTGATCGACGCGCTCGACGCGTGGCAGGGTGTTTCGAATCAAAACATGAGATTTCATTATGCCGGCATCACGATTGTGCAAGCAAGCAGCAGCACCGATGGTGTGAACTCCGTTCAGTGGATTGAAAGTGGATGGCAGTATTCTTCGTATACACTGGCGGTGACAAAGTATAGTTACTGGCTGGAAGATCCTCCAACACTTGTTGACGCGGATATCTTAATGAATGGCGACCACTACCGCTGGACAATATCGAACGCAGATAATCAAAAGAGAATCGATGCAGCGCAGACTCTGATTCATGAACTAGGACATCTTTTGGGAATCTCTCATACGAGTGTCGCTAATGCGCAAATGTTTCCTTACCTTACCGGCAGCCCATCGCACGCAATTTCCAAAGATGATAAAGCTGCGCTTCGATTCCTGTACGGAAGTCCCGCGCCATACTTTACTCAGATCACTCCGATTCGCAGGGCCAAATACGTCAGAAATATTTCCCAAAGAGGCCTTCCACTTCCCGTGTTCCGCTGGCAAGAAGGGTCCGACGCAAACTACATCGTGGAGTTTTCCAATACACGCTCCTTCGCCAGGAAGATTCAGGTCAGTGCCGGTCCGTTTCCTTCCTACGCGCTCACACCGCAGATCGAAAAAAGACTGTTGAAGCTTTCAGACGATAAGATTTACTGGCGTGTAGTTTCCGGTCACGCGATCAGCAAAATCCGCTTTTTCCGTTTTATTTAA
- the rnr gene encoding ribonuclease R, with the protein MKKAKRQHPLEEQVIQFLSTHKNAAYSSKQLAKKLRVKKKDFKEFRRFLRELSRRDRIAQVQEGLFQWRDTGKKPATKKRVPAPHTEETRVEGTMQQYRGGFAFVLPTDKSKEDIFIPPGATAGALHGDRVLVRILKPKGQKKAEGQVIRVLDRKTKNIIGTFETGRSYGRVIPWDKKLQVTPLVSTKNFNGATDGMMVEAELIADGSPPEARVISLLGFHGEPDLDAKIIISKYQLPREFSVEVIKEAEDVAYIRPEDYEGRKDFRQWYTVTIDGQKARDFDDAISITPFKNGNFMLGVHIADVAHYVREHSVLDEEALDRGNSVYFPDIVIPMLPERLSNEICSLNPQVDRLTMSVVMRIDSQGKLIDYHIYPSVINSNERMTYSAVKGIVEDHDPELLRRYEPLVDMFLSMKKLALILMANRRKRGSIDFDLPEPEVIIDLTTGRMTGVVKAERNIAHRIIEEFMLLTNEVVATHISNSKLPGVYRVHDSPPAERIMDFATVAASLGYHLPTDPQKIQPRDLQKLLSKAEGKPEERFLNVLLLRSMARARYDAKNSGHFGLALDSYTHFTSPIRRYPDLLVHRILKAILSNKKAAITRAEKMGLRIPEMAEHCSITERKADDAEREFIQLKKVEFMKDKLGEVYSGHISGVAPYGMFVELQDFFVEGLIPLKYMDDDNYVYHDKRHFFKGRRTGKVYRLGDPVQVQVVRVDRDKREIDFLLV; encoded by the coding sequence ATGAAGAAAGCGAAGCGACAGCATCCTCTCGAAGAGCAAGTGATTCAATTTCTGTCCACACACAAAAATGCTGCGTACAGCTCCAAACAGCTCGCTAAGAAATTGCGTGTTAAGAAAAAGGATTTCAAAGAATTCCGCCGGTTTCTAAGAGAGCTTTCAAGGCGGGACCGGATTGCGCAAGTTCAAGAAGGATTATTCCAGTGGCGGGACACCGGAAAGAAACCGGCTACGAAAAAGAGGGTTCCGGCGCCGCACACGGAAGAGACGCGGGTTGAAGGAACCATGCAGCAATACCGCGGCGGTTTTGCATTCGTGCTTCCTACTGACAAAAGCAAAGAAGATATCTTCATTCCACCGGGGGCAACAGCCGGCGCGCTTCATGGGGACCGTGTCCTAGTTCGCATTCTCAAACCGAAGGGCCAAAAAAAGGCGGAAGGGCAGGTGATTCGTGTCCTGGATCGCAAAACGAAGAACATCATTGGCACTTTTGAAACCGGTCGGAGTTATGGTCGTGTCATTCCTTGGGACAAGAAACTGCAGGTTACACCTTTAGTCAGCACAAAGAATTTTAATGGCGCCACGGACGGAATGATGGTGGAAGCGGAATTAATCGCAGATGGAAGTCCACCGGAAGCTCGCGTCATTTCCCTGCTTGGATTTCATGGTGAGCCGGATCTCGATGCCAAAATCATCATCAGCAAATACCAGCTGCCGCGTGAATTCTCTGTGGAAGTGATCAAAGAAGCGGAAGACGTTGCTTATATCCGTCCGGAAGATTACGAAGGTCGCAAAGACTTTCGCCAGTGGTACACGGTTACGATTGATGGTCAGAAAGCACGGGATTTTGATGATGCGATCAGCATCACTCCATTCAAAAATGGGAATTTCATGCTGGGTGTACACATTGCAGACGTCGCGCATTATGTTCGTGAGCATTCGGTTCTGGATGAAGAAGCGCTGGATCGCGGAAACTCAGTGTATTTTCCGGACATTGTGATTCCGATGTTACCGGAACGGCTTTCTAATGAGATCTGCAGTTTGAATCCACAGGTGGACCGCCTCACGATGTCGGTTGTAATGCGGATCGACTCTCAAGGAAAGCTAATCGACTATCACATCTATCCAAGTGTGATTAACAGCAATGAGCGTATGACTTATTCCGCTGTGAAAGGGATCGTGGAGGACCATGATCCCGAGTTGCTGCGCCGGTATGAACCACTGGTGGATATGTTCTTGTCAATGAAAAAGCTTGCTCTGATTCTCATGGCGAATCGCCGGAAGCGGGGAAGCATCGATTTTGATCTTCCGGAACCGGAGGTCATTATTGATTTAACCACCGGCAGAATGACCGGCGTCGTGAAAGCCGAGCGCAACATTGCTCATCGTATCATCGAAGAATTCATGTTGCTGACCAATGAAGTTGTCGCCACTCACATCAGCAACAGCAAACTGCCTGGAGTTTATCGCGTTCACGATTCTCCACCTGCGGAACGGATCATGGATTTTGCAACTGTTGCGGCGAGTCTCGGATACCATCTTCCCACTGATCCACAAAAGATTCAGCCCAGGGATCTGCAGAAACTCCTATCAAAAGCGGAAGGGAAACCGGAAGAACGATTTTTGAATGTTCTTCTGCTGCGTAGCATGGCGCGCGCGCGGTATGATGCGAAAAACTCCGGTCACTTCGGCCTGGCGCTGGATAGTTATACCCATTTCACATCTCCGATTCGTAGATACCCCGACCTGCTGGTCCATCGCATTTTAAAGGCGATTCTTTCAAACAAGAAAGCGGCTATCACTCGCGCCGAGAAAATGGGTTTGCGGATTCCTGAGATGGCGGAGCATTGTTCGATCACAGAGCGGAAAGCCGATGATGCAGAAAGGGAGTTCATACAGTTAAAGAAGGTCGAGTTTATGAAGGATAAGCTGGGAGAAGTCTATTCCGGCCATATTTCCGGAGTTGCTCCGTACGGGATGTTTGTCGAGCTTCAAGATTTCTTCGTGGAAGGTTTGATCCCGTTGAAGTACATGGATGATGACAACTACGTCTATCACGATAAAAGACACTTCTTTAAAGGCCGCCGCACGGGCAAAGTTTACCGTCTGGGTGACCCTGTTCAGGTTCAGGTTGTGCGCGTGGATCGCGATAAACGCGAAATCGATTTCCTCCTTGTTTAG
- a CDS encoding ABC transporter permease gives MNSWSRIFRRNRPAMAGATLLFVFYGAALFAGFLAPYSADTEFRDHFFHPPSKIHFRNEAGQLVMPYVAQTYLIDQGKQIYSEGSPVSIGFVLPKENKNPYVPEIVEREPLAILKSDQGTVLQTISVAKETSEDSGIFASKTTINVPASTISILVEYGGERRILFLNKKTEASGSSIQLLSYERAQERFPIRFLIHDARHDLHLFGVDQPGHFFLMGTDQAGRDIFSRVLYGAQISLTVGLIGVFISTFAGWWIGGIAGYFGGKTDVFLMRCAEVLMSIPALYLVLSVRNIFPMDLSTKTTYVLMIVVLSLTGWATMARVIRGMVLSLREEEYVLSARALGATSTRILVRHILPNTAGYVVVRATLLIPVYILAEVTLSYLGIGIQEPAASWGNMLTAAQELRVLEHFSWVLAPGIFLFLTVLGFNFLGDGLREALSVREPQKRN, from the coding sequence ATGAATAGCTGGTCCCGAATCTTCAGACGAAATCGTCCAGCAATGGCTGGCGCAACGCTGCTGTTTGTGTTTTACGGGGCGGCTCTGTTTGCAGGCTTTCTAGCTCCCTATTCTGCAGATACGGAATTTCGAGATCATTTTTTCCATCCACCGAGTAAGATCCATTTTCGAAATGAAGCCGGCCAATTGGTGATGCCCTACGTAGCGCAAACCTACTTGATTGATCAAGGTAAACAAATCTACTCCGAAGGAAGTCCGGTCAGCATCGGTTTTGTACTCCCCAAAGAAAACAAGAATCCATACGTTCCGGAAATTGTGGAACGTGAACCGTTAGCGATTCTCAAAAGCGATCAGGGCACGGTACTGCAAACGATTTCCGTCGCGAAGGAAACGTCAGAGGACTCAGGAATTTTTGCGTCCAAAACAACAATCAACGTTCCAGCTTCCACGATCAGCATTCTGGTCGAATACGGTGGAGAAAGACGAATCCTCTTCCTGAACAAAAAAACAGAAGCATCAGGCTCTTCTATTCAATTGCTGAGCTATGAGCGCGCACAAGAACGCTTTCCGATTCGATTTCTAATTCATGATGCAAGGCACGATTTGCATTTATTTGGCGTGGATCAGCCTGGACATTTTTTCTTGATGGGGACAGATCAAGCGGGCCGCGACATTTTCTCCCGGGTCCTATATGGCGCTCAAATCTCGCTTACGGTCGGCCTGATCGGTGTATTCATCAGCACTTTTGCCGGATGGTGGATCGGAGGAATCGCAGGATACTTCGGCGGAAAAACAGACGTTTTCTTGATGAGGTGCGCAGAAGTCTTGATGTCGATTCCAGCGCTATACCTGGTGCTTTCCGTTCGAAATATTTTCCCCATGGATCTTTCCACGAAAACTACGTACGTGCTCATGATTGTTGTACTCAGTTTGACCGGCTGGGCCACGATGGCGCGCGTGATCCGCGGAATGGTTCTTTCCCTTCGGGAAGAAGAGTATGTGCTTTCCGCGCGGGCTCTGGGAGCAACTTCCACTCGAATTTTAGTGCGCCACATTTTGCCAAATACAGCAGGCTACGTGGTTGTTCGCGCAACTCTTTTGATCCCGGTGTACATTTTGGCGGAAGTCACACTCAGCTATTTAGGGATCGGAATTCAGGAACCGGCAGCAAGCTGGGGAAATATGCTGACTGCAGCTCAGGAACTGCGTGTGCTGGAACATTTTTCCTGGGTTTTGGCTCCCGGCATCTTTCTATTTCTAACAGTTCTCGGCTTTAACTTTCTTGGCGATGGTTTGCGGGAAGCTCTTTCCGTGCGCGAGCCACAAAAGCGAAACTAA
- a CDS encoding ATP-dependent 6-phosphofructokinase translates to MKIGLLTGGGDSPGLNAVIRAIVRTATMHYGFYVMGIEDGYEGLLAPMKVRPLSLADVKGILQIGGTILGTSNRGNPFSFRTRNQNGEIEVRDRSEELFENYRRLRLDGLIVVGGDGSLKLANVLMDKGIPVVGVPKTIDNDIAETEYTFGFDTAVATATEALDKLHTTAESHHRVMYLEVMGRNSGWIAIHAGLAGGADVILIPEIPFRVDRICEKIEERIAMGRNFSVVIVAEGARSIGGAQVYMEKPEQSLGSGRLGGVAEHICRDVAGLIQQESRVTVLGHLQRGGAPTPHDRALATRFGSTAAHFVAQKKFGVMCALQCNEIVGVPIATAVSKSKTVPLDGELVRIARSLGISFGD, encoded by the coding sequence ATGAAAATCGGACTTTTAACAGGTGGCGGGGATAGTCCAGGCTTAAACGCCGTGATTCGCGCTATCGTTCGTACCGCAACGATGCACTACGGTTTTTATGTAATGGGAATCGAAGATGGTTACGAAGGGCTTCTGGCCCCGATGAAAGTTCGACCTTTGAGTCTCGCAGATGTAAAAGGCATTTTGCAAATCGGCGGTACAATTCTCGGCACGAGCAACAGGGGAAATCCTTTCTCTTTTCGAACAAGAAATCAGAACGGAGAAATTGAAGTGCGTGACCGCTCCGAAGAATTGTTTGAAAACTACCGGCGTCTCCGCTTGGATGGCCTGATTGTGGTTGGCGGCGATGGCAGTCTTAAGCTGGCAAACGTCTTGATGGACAAAGGCATCCCCGTTGTTGGCGTTCCAAAAACCATTGACAATGATATTGCTGAAACTGAATACACATTCGGTTTTGATACTGCCGTTGCAACTGCAACGGAAGCGCTCGATAAACTTCATACGACCGCTGAAAGCCACCATCGTGTCATGTATCTGGAAGTTATGGGACGAAACTCGGGTTGGATCGCCATTCATGCCGGTCTGGCAGGAGGAGCAGATGTTATTTTGATTCCCGAAATACCGTTTCGAGTGGACCGCATTTGCGAAAAAATCGAGGAAAGAATTGCGATGGGACGCAACTTCAGCGTCGTGATAGTTGCGGAAGGAGCACGATCCATTGGAGGCGCACAAGTTTACATGGAGAAACCGGAACAGAGTCTTGGCAGTGGCCGTTTAGGTGGCGTAGCGGAACATATTTGCCGCGACGTAGCGGGGTTGATTCAACAAGAGTCGCGAGTCACTGTTCTCGGACATTTGCAACGGGGTGGAGCACCCACGCCTCACGATCGAGCCCTGGCAACGCGCTTCGGCTCAACAGCAGCACATTTCGTAGCGCAAAAGAAATTTGGAGTGATGTGCGCGCTTCAGTGCAATGAAATTGTGGGAGTCCCGATCGCTACCGCGGTCAGCAAATCGAAAACGGTGCCTCTTGACGGCGAGCTCGTGCGCATCGCGCGATCGCTCGGTATCTCCTTCGGGGATTAA
- a CDS encoding porin family protein, giving the protein MRYTLVMVFVGLILPGFVSADPLDFGVGFSTSLLSYNQDEIDESRLFFGGHARLRVMKYLVGEVSLQKREDNFSLRGGSIELDTVPLQISAIVYPLAMLPVSPYFVAGTGWYFLTATVTGDIDLPYVTGQGTIEHTENAFHIGVGVEAFIGEHVSIGGDIRKVFLTFDTAVIDYEFDAYLVNAGATFYF; this is encoded by the coding sequence ATGAGGTATACACTGGTGATGGTTTTTGTAGGGTTGATTTTGCCTGGTTTTGTCTCCGCCGATCCACTGGATTTTGGAGTTGGATTCAGCACAAGTCTTTTGAGCTACAACCAGGATGAGATTGATGAGTCGCGGCTTTTCTTCGGTGGACATGCGCGTCTTCGCGTCATGAAATATCTTGTCGGCGAAGTGAGTTTGCAAAAACGTGAAGACAATTTCAGTCTTCGTGGCGGTTCGATCGAGCTGGATACGGTGCCCCTTCAAATTTCCGCAATCGTGTATCCGCTTGCGATGCTTCCGGTTTCTCCCTATTTCGTAGCCGGCACCGGCTGGTATTTCCTTACGGCGACGGTAACGGGAGACATCGATCTTCCCTACGTAACAGGGCAGGGAACGATCGAACACACGGAAAATGCTTTTCATATCGGTGTGGGGGTTGAGGCATTTATCGGAGAACACGTGTCGATCGGTGGCGATATCCGGAAGGTATTTCTTACCTTCGATACAGCCGTGATCGACTATGAATTCGACGCGTATCTTGTAAATGCCGGGGCGACTTTTTATTTTTAG
- a CDS encoding GAF domain-containing sensor histidine kinase: MFNKKDRDVPRPSTPPGDFASLSEEGKELRRLNILLDLSKELNSTTDMQTLLIQVVDSAVEITGAERGFLMLLENPIKLDHRLYDPVITPHPHRKASMEFRVARSASKKDLSQENFKISMTFANRVAETGQPAWVRDAQSELRLKEADSVTNLDLRTILCVPLRQDQIVIGIIYVDSRFIMRTFTEEDLIMFEALAEHASRAISKSRLYEENLQKEKFERENQELRALDRKKSDFINMLAHEFRTPLTVIQGYSERLKGGKVSDQEQIAGHASIIHDEAVRLAKLVDELLDLSRVRSGQQQIQKTECDLTAIIDKAAGTLKPRAQSKHQQLLLVFAKRPIMMNLDADKVYQVVLNLLDNAIKYTHEKGTVQIHADEIPALEVQGDTFVASFAQVTVKDTGIGISDQDRDKIFDEFYRTAGAAKLKETGTGLGLSICRGIVQAHGGRIWAESQLGHGSKFVFTLPNYQPIEKLSEYKFRS; the protein is encoded by the coding sequence ATGTTTAACAAGAAAGATAGGGATGTGCCTCGACCGTCAACCCCTCCGGGCGATTTTGCTTCGCTCAGCGAGGAGGGGAAAGAGCTCAGACGCCTGAACATTCTCCTCGATCTCTCGAAAGAATTAAACTCGACCACCGATATGCAAACACTTTTGATACAGGTGGTTGATTCCGCTGTTGAAATCACGGGCGCAGAACGCGGTTTCCTGATGTTACTGGAGAATCCCATCAAGCTGGATCACAGACTGTATGATCCGGTGATCACTCCTCATCCGCACAGGAAAGCAAGCATGGAATTCCGGGTAGCAAGATCAGCTTCCAAAAAGGATCTTTCGCAGGAGAATTTCAAAATCAGCATGACATTCGCGAATCGCGTCGCGGAAACCGGCCAACCGGCATGGGTGCGGGACGCCCAATCGGAACTGCGTCTGAAGGAAGCCGATAGCGTAACAAATCTGGATTTACGAACGATACTTTGCGTCCCGCTGAGACAAGATCAAATCGTGATCGGAATCATTTATGTGGATAGCAGGTTCATCATGCGGACTTTTACCGAAGAGGACCTTATCATGTTTGAAGCTCTGGCGGAGCATGCATCCCGTGCCATTTCCAAATCCAGGTTGTATGAGGAAAATCTGCAAAAGGAAAAGTTCGAGCGGGAGAATCAGGAATTGCGCGCTCTGGATCGCAAGAAATCGGATTTCATCAACATGCTGGCTCATGAGTTTCGAACTCCCTTGACCGTCATTCAAGGATATTCCGAACGATTGAAGGGCGGGAAAGTTTCCGATCAGGAGCAGATTGCGGGACATGCATCGATCATTCATGATGAGGCCGTCCGTCTTGCAAAACTGGTGGACGAACTTCTGGATCTCTCGCGCGTTCGCTCCGGGCAACAGCAAATTCAGAAAACGGAATGCGACCTGACTGCAATCATTGATAAAGCTGCCGGGACTTTGAAACCACGGGCGCAATCAAAGCACCAGCAACTTCTTCTCGTGTTTGCGAAGCGTCCGATCATGATGAATCTGGATGCCGATAAGGTTTATCAGGTCGTGCTGAACTTGTTGGACAACGCGATTAAGTACACTCATGAAAAAGGAACCGTTCAGATCCATGCTGATGAAATCCCGGCGCTGGAAGTTCAAGGGGATACCTTTGTGGCCAGTTTTGCTCAGGTAACGGTGAAGGACACCGGCATCGGAATTTCCGATCAAGACCGCGATAAGATTTTTGACGAATTCTACAGGACCGCGGGCGCCGCCAAGTTAAAAGAGACGGGAACCGGTCTTGGATTAAGCATCTGCCGCGGGATTGTCCAGGCCCATGGCGGAAGGATCTGGGCAGAGAGCCAGCTCGGACACGGAAGCAAATTTGTCTTTACACTGCCAAATTACCAGCCAATCGAAAAATTGAGTGAGTATAAGTTCAGAAGTTAG
- a CDS encoding MFS transporter, with the protein MKFWSQMREMPRDLWILFVTTLINRLGSMVLPFMVLYFTRELHFNVPQAGFLLALYGVGAMITAPLSGMLCDRFGADRILKISLFLSSIFLCAFPLVTSLAGVVVMTLLLAITSEMFRPASATLVTTSVQPEQRKTAFALFRQAINLGMSFGPALGGFLAGISFFYIFLIDGLTSLAGGIIVVAGLQKRARQTETHKTETPAPENSGFAWKDPAFMYFLIALLPIVITFFQHISTMPLYMVQDLKLSEAKYGLSFTFNTILVILLEVPLNIYTSHWNFRRSLSLGSLLIALGFGGLVLATNFLTVLITVVVWTFGEMIFLPGCAAYVADIAPQNRQGQYMGFYTMAFSIAFTFGPWFGTVLMEKYGAATMWILMLLLGLVSTVLLSRIKLPGANVSHP; encoded by the coding sequence ATGAAATTTTGGTCACAGATGCGCGAAATGCCGCGCGATCTCTGGATTCTGTTTGTTACAACGCTGATCAACCGGCTTGGCTCCATGGTTTTGCCATTCATGGTGCTCTATTTCACACGGGAACTGCATTTTAACGTTCCGCAGGCCGGTTTCCTTCTTGCGCTCTATGGCGTCGGTGCAATGATCACAGCTCCACTGTCCGGGATGCTTTGCGATCGTTTCGGAGCGGACCGGATCTTGAAGATCTCCCTTTTCCTTTCCAGCATTTTCCTGTGCGCCTTTCCCCTGGTGACAAGTCTTGCGGGTGTTGTTGTCATGACTTTATTGCTGGCGATTACTTCCGAGATGTTTCGTCCTGCAAGCGCAACGCTCGTAACGACATCTGTTCAGCCGGAACAACGCAAAACCGCATTCGCGCTATTTCGGCAAGCAATCAATCTTGGAATGAGTTTCGGACCTGCGCTTGGTGGCTTCCTTGCCGGCATTTCCTTTTTCTATATTTTTTTGATCGATGGTCTGACTTCTCTTGCCGGCGGAATCATTGTGGTTGCCGGGCTTCAAAAAAGAGCACGGCAAACCGAAACTCATAAAACTGAAACTCCAGCACCTGAAAATTCCGGTTTTGCCTGGAAAGATCCTGCATTCATGTATTTCCTGATTGCCCTTCTGCCGATTGTCATCACTTTCTTTCAGCATATCTCCACTATGCCGCTTTACATGGTGCAGGATTTGAAACTATCGGAAGCAAAATACGGATTGTCATTCACCTTCAACACAATTCTTGTCATTCTGTTGGAAGTTCCACTGAATATTTACACTTCCCATTGGAACTTCCGCCGATCTTTATCACTTGGCAGTTTGCTGATTGCGCTGGGTTTTGGAGGCCTGGTTCTTGCGACGAATTTTCTGACTGTGCTCATTACCGTTGTTGTTTGGACCTTTGGCGAAATGATTTTTCTCCCCGGCTGTGCGGCATATGTTGCGGATATTGCCCCGCAAAACAGACAAGGACAGTACATGGGTTTTTACACCATGGCCTTCAGTATAGCGTTTACCTTCGGCCCCTGGTTCGGCACGGTCCTTATGGAAAAATACGGCGCTGCAACCATGTGGATACTGATGCTCCTGCTGGGATTGGTTTCGACTGTCCTTCTCTCTAGAATTAAACTGCCTGGCGCAAATGTGTCACATCCGTGA